One Pseudomonas brassicacearum genomic region harbors:
- a CDS encoding 2-hydroxyacid dehydrogenase, which translates to MALLYKADPVRGEHWRRLFAEHAPDIQWRAWPDIGDPRDIQYLAAWQAPDDIETVLPNLEVLFALSAGVDQLDLGRLPPTLPVVRLLDPGITQGMCEYASFAVLSLHRDMVRYRQQQAERCWQTHRLVPAQQRRVGVMGLGLQARQILATLQTFGFALSGWARSEHRIEGVDCFAGAEQLPAFLGQCDIVVCVLPLTEQTQGILNRQLFQLMPKGAALVNMGRGAHLVEADLLEALADGQLSAAVLDVLEQEPAAPDHPFWSHPQILLTPHIAAMTQPESAFAVLLENIRRHQRGESMLGLVDRERNY; encoded by the coding sequence ATGGCCCTGCTTTATAAAGCTGACCCGGTACGCGGCGAACACTGGCGGCGGCTGTTCGCCGAACACGCACCGGATATCCAATGGCGTGCCTGGCCGGACATCGGCGACCCGCGGGATATCCAGTACCTCGCGGCCTGGCAGGCACCGGACGACATCGAGACCGTGTTACCCAACCTGGAAGTCCTGTTCGCGTTGTCTGCCGGGGTCGACCAGCTCGACCTCGGCCGCTTGCCGCCGACGCTGCCGGTGGTGCGCTTGCTCGATCCGGGGATCACCCAGGGCATGTGCGAGTACGCCAGTTTCGCCGTACTCAGCCTGCATCGGGACATGGTGCGCTATCGCCAGCAACAGGCCGAACGCTGCTGGCAGACGCACCGGCTGGTGCCCGCGCAGCAGCGCCGGGTGGGCGTCATGGGCCTGGGTTTGCAGGCGCGGCAGATACTCGCCACCTTGCAGACATTCGGCTTTGCCTTGTCGGGGTGGGCCCGCAGCGAGCATCGCATTGAAGGCGTGGACTGTTTCGCCGGCGCCGAGCAACTGCCGGCCTTCCTCGGCCAGTGCGACATTGTCGTGTGCGTGCTGCCGCTGACCGAGCAGACCCAAGGAATTCTCAACCGTCAGTTGTTCCAGCTCATGCCCAAGGGCGCCGCCCTGGTCAACATGGGCCGGGGTGCGCATCTGGTCGAGGCGGATCTACTGGAAGCGCTTGCCGATGGGCAACTCAGCGCGGCAGTGCTCGATGTCCTGGAACAGGAACCGGCGGCGCCGGACCATCCTTTCTGGAGCCACCCGCAGATACTGCTGACGCCGCACATCGCGGCAATGACCCAACCTGAAAGCGCATTTGCCGTGCTGCTGGAGAATATCCGTCGGCACCAACGGGGTGAATCGATGCTGGGCCTGGTTGACCGTGAGCGCAATTACTGA
- the gabT gene encoding 4-aminobutyrate--2-oxoglutarate transaminase: MNSKVEETPSLLRQRDQFVPRGLVTAHPLVIDRAQGSELWDVDGKRYLDFVGGIGVLNIGHNHPKVVAAVQAQLQKVSHACFQVVAYKPYLDLAQRLCEMIGGQENYKAAFFTSGAEAVENAVKIARAHTNRSAVIAFRGGFHGRTLLGTTLTGMSQPYKQNFGPFAPEVFHTPYPNEYRGVTSAMALQALDELLATQVAPERVAAIIIEPVQGDGGFLTAPAEFLQALRTLTKKHGIVLILDEIQTGFGRTGKWFGFQHSGIQPDLVTVAKSLAGGLPLSGVVGKAEIMDAPLPGGLGGTYGGNALSCAAALAVIEAYEQEQLLARGDALGERLRQGLLRLQARYPQIGDVRGSGFMLAIELIKQDDARTPDADLNQRLIDEARAGGLLVIKCGVYRNVLRFLAPLVTTEAQIDEALQILDAALARVMG, translated from the coding sequence ATGAACAGTAAAGTCGAAGAAACCCCAAGTCTGCTCCGTCAGCGTGATCAATTTGTGCCCCGTGGTCTGGTCACCGCACACCCGCTGGTGATCGATCGGGCCCAGGGCTCGGAATTGTGGGACGTGGACGGCAAGCGTTACCTGGACTTCGTCGGCGGCATCGGTGTGCTGAACATCGGCCATAACCACCCCAAAGTCGTTGCGGCGGTGCAGGCTCAATTGCAAAAGGTGTCCCATGCCTGCTTCCAGGTCGTGGCCTATAAACCTTATCTGGACTTGGCCCAGCGGCTCTGCGAAATGATTGGCGGCCAGGAAAACTACAAAGCCGCGTTCTTCACCTCCGGCGCGGAAGCGGTGGAAAACGCCGTGAAGATCGCCCGTGCCCACACCAACCGCTCGGCGGTGATCGCCTTTCGCGGTGGGTTCCATGGCCGCACCTTGCTTGGCACCACGCTGACGGGGATGAGCCAGCCGTATAAACAGAATTTCGGGCCGTTCGCCCCAGAGGTTTTCCACACGCCGTATCCGAATGAATATCGCGGCGTCACCAGCGCGATGGCACTCCAGGCGCTGGACGAATTGTTGGCTACCCAAGTAGCACCTGAGCGGGTCGCGGCGATCATCATCGAACCGGTGCAGGGCGATGGTGGTTTCCTTACGGCACCCGCCGAGTTTCTTCAGGCACTGCGTACCCTGACCAAAAAACACGGCATTGTGCTGATTCTCGACGAAATCCAGACCGGTTTCGGGCGCACCGGCAAATGGTTCGGCTTCCAGCATTCCGGCATTCAACCGGACCTGGTCACCGTCGCCAAAAGCCTCGCCGGCGGCTTGCCGCTGTCCGGCGTGGTCGGCAAGGCCGAGATCATGGACGCACCGTTGCCGGGTGGCCTGGGCGGCACCTACGGCGGCAATGCGTTGTCCTGCGCGGCGGCACTCGCGGTAATCGAGGCCTACGAGCAAGAGCAATTGCTGGCTCGTGGTGATGCCCTGGGTGAGCGTCTGCGTCAGGGGCTGTTGCGCCTGCAGGCTCGCTACCCGCAGATTGGCGACGTGCGTGGTAGCGGTTTCATGCTGGCGATTGAGCTGATCAAGCAAGACGACGCCCGCACACCGGATGCCGACCTGAACCAACGCCTGATCGATGAGGCCCGGGCGGGCGGGTTGCTGGTGATCAAGTGCGGGGTCTACCGCAACGTGTTGCGCTTCCTGGCGCCGCTGGTCACGACCGAAGCGCAGATTGACGAAGCGTTGCAGATTCTCGACGCTGCGCTGGCACGGGTCATGGGCTGA